In the genome of Candidatus Poribacteria bacterium, the window TGACAGATAACATCCGTGGCATTCGTGCTTATGTCGATTTTCTGTTTGAGGCGTTTGACCGAGAAGGGCATGATGCCACTTTTGGATTGGTGACCTTTACAGATGAAACAAGGAAATATGGAAGCACTGACGACCTCGGAACCTTCAAGAACTGGCTTTTTAAAATAGGTGTTGATGGCGGTGGAGACATCGCAGAAGCCGGTTTAGACGGACTTATGACTGCGGTAACAGAGACCAAATTCCGAAAAGGCGCGCAACGGTTCATTGTGCTCGCAAGTGACGGTGCTTTTCACGATGCTGACTACGATGGAAAGTCTCCTTACAGCCTCGATCAGGTCATTGAAACCTTACAAAACGCACAAGTTCGTGTTGATGTCATCGGAATCGATTATTTACCAATCCGGCAAATCGCGCTCGCAACAGGTGGAACATGGCGCGCCATTCCGGGTAGAGGCTACCTGGAATATGTGCCGCCGCTAACCTTGACAGTGAAACTGTTCTCAAAATTGGGCACACTTAACCTTGAAAACGGGCAGATGGACGACATAATTACCGTCTATATCAATAATCCACCGCGTCCTAAGCAACTCACCTTGACATGGAAAGTCCTTAACCCTTTAGGAGAAAGGTGTTACGGTCCATTCACCGAGAGAAAAATCATCCCAGATGATGGTTCAGCACAGGTAGAATTGAGATCCAAACTGGATAGCGAAGTCTTTCAGACAATGCCGGGGATTTATACCGTCATCTATCGACTTGAAAATGAACAGGGACATCAAAGTATCCTACGTCGGACCCTGACGTTCTAACTTTAGAAGTGGATATTCATTAAATAAAAAACGGGCTTGATTCCCGAGACGCAGGTTATTCACCCGCAAGGTAAATTAAAAATATGAAAGACCAGATTTTTGAACAGTGTCGCCGTCATTTCAATGACATCGTTGCCATCCGACGGGACATTCATCAGTATCCAGAACTGGGGTTTGATGTGCACCGGACAGCAGGTATCGCCGCTGGTGCCCTGCAAGCACTCGAAATCCCTGTCAAGACAGGGATCGGTAGGACCGGGGTCGTCGGAGATTTGGAAGTCCCGGGAGCAACAAAACGGATAGCCTTGCGCGCAGATATGGACGCGCTCCCGATTCAAGAACTCACAGATGTTCCCTTTAAATCTAAGATTGATGGGAAAGCACACCTATGCGGACACGATGCACACACGGCAATGCTTATCGGGACAGCCAGAATCCTTTCAGAGTTCCGCAACAGCCTCAATACACACATCAGATTTATTTTTCAACCGAGCGAAGAGGCATTACCCGGCGGAGCACCAGCGATGATCGCAGACGGTGCGTTGGAAGATGTAGATGAAATTTACGGAATACACGTCTTTCCACTCTTCAGTGTTGGAGAATACGCTACATGTCCTGGTCCAATGCTCGCGCAGTCTGATACCTTTCACATCACACTCACCGGTAGAGGTGGACATGCGGCGTTTCCGCACCTCACTGTCGATCCAATTGTTATTGGTGCGCAGTTCGTGACAGCCGTCCAATCTATCATTGCGAGAAACGTGGATCCACTGGATTCGGCGGTAATCAGCGTTACACAACTTCACGGCGGAGATGCGAACTTGCAAAACGGGCTTACGGGTGCCGCGCTTAACGTCATTCCGCCTAAAGTCCTGATAGGTGGGACGGTACGCACACTCCAAAAAGCGGTACAGACACGAATCCGAGGACAATTAGAGAGTCTCCTCGCGGGATTCGCAGCTGCACACGACGCAACTTACACATTCGACTACCAAGAAGGGTACCCGGTAACTTACAACCACGAACCGTGTGTCAACACAGCCGTATCCACGGCAGGGGGATTGGTTGGCGAGGACAAACTTATAGTCCCAATGTCTCCGATACTTGGGGGTGAAGATTTCGGATACTATTCACAGGAAATTCCGGCGTGTTTCGTGATGGTGGGCGCAGGTAATGAAGAGAAAGGCATTGTGAATATGTGTCACCACCCACAGTTCGACATTGATGAAAATTGTATGATTTACGGCATGGCACTGCTCACAAATTTGGCGATGCTCTAATTTTCTGAGTTTTGGGTAATCTGGAACAATGGGTTTGAAGAAGGATAATTCTGTGTCAACACACAATCCGCAGCCACATTCATCAGTCGGCACCCTGACCTTGATGTTTACTGATATCGAAGGTTCGACACTACTCTGGGAGGCACACGGCAATGAGGTTACGGCGGAGGTGATCAATACCCACCACACGATTCTGCGTGCCGCAAATTCGGCGTGGGGTGGTACAGAGATCGGCAGCGAAGGCGACGCTTTTTTCTTTACTTTTCCTACAGCAAGTGCTGCTGTTATGTGCGCGCTTGAGATACAGTTAGCACTCAATGCATATCAGTGGCATGAAAACATCGAGACCTTACGCGTCCGTATTGGTATTCACACGGGGGATATGATCCTGTTGGATGACGGGTATCACGGGATGCCTGCGAACCTTGCAAAACGAATTACGGACGCGGGACACGGTGGACAGATTTTGCTCTCCGCTGTCACGTAT includes:
- a CDS encoding amidohydrolase; the protein is MKDQIFEQCRRHFNDIVAIRRDIHQYPELGFDVHRTAGIAAGALQALEIPVKTGIGRTGVVGDLEVPGATKRIALRADMDALPIQELTDVPFKSKIDGKAHLCGHDAHTAMLIGTARILSEFRNSLNTHIRFIFQPSEEALPGGAPAMIADGALEDVDEIYGIHVFPLFSVGEYATCPGPMLAQSDTFHITLTGRGGHAAFPHLTVDPIVIGAQFVTAVQSIIARNVDPLDSAVISVTQLHGGDANLQNGLTGAALNVIPPKVLIGGTVRTLQKAVQTRIRGQLESLLAGFAAAHDATYTFDYQEGYPVTYNHEPCVNTAVSTAGGLVGEDKLIVPMSPILGGEDFGYYSQEIPACFVMVGAGNEEKGIVNMCHHPQFDIDENCMIYGMALLTNLAML
- a CDS encoding VWA domain-containing protein, producing the protein MKNRRTSPYLIYSLIIHVTLLFVMWWVAPQQVPVLPFYDEIEASITHVERPPLPIKQLPVVEPTAPVVEKEKPKPPPKPKAGLSASWQLQAQDVSEVANLETRRQENTNRARQIGDGLSQLNPVVGKQTGYAPESRLAVKSLDQPTVTLPSTPETDYVAPQGEINRISLDTDGTLLDGTSPTVDAPKIHYGSERGDALRATGMGNSWGGGGTSGGGNVGGVFVYMMKDIARTLAEASVTKKVDVVFVLDETASMTDNIRGIRAYVDFLFEAFDREGHDATFGLVTFTDETRKYGSTDDLGTFKNWLFKIGVDGGGDIAEAGLDGLMTAVTETKFRKGAQRFIVLASDGAFHDADYDGKSPYSLDQVIETLQNAQVRVDVIGIDYLPIRQIALATGGTWRAIPGRGYLEYVPPLTLTVKLFSKLGTLNLENGQMDDIITVYINNPPRPKQLTLTWKVLNPLGERCYGPFTERKIIPDDGSAQVELRSKLDSEVFQTMPGIYTVIYRLENEQGHQSILRRTLTF